A window of the Mus pahari chromosome 1, PAHARI_EIJ_v1.1, whole genome shotgun sequence genome harbors these coding sequences:
- the Faap24 gene encoding Fanconi anemia core complex-associated protein 24 encodes MERNPADGTGPVHVPLGHIVANEKWRGSQLAQEMQGKVRLIFEEGLASADFYLSSKSCILYITEADLVAGHGYRKRLARFRNSSHLQGIIIVEKTQMSDQYFPAVQKFTVLDLGMVLLPVASQSEASCLIIQLVQEQTREPSKNPFLRKKRSMLSELSLVQTVQQIPGVGKVKAPLLLQKFPSIQQLSNASVQELEEVVGRSAAQQIHTFFTQPKPQQPRS; translated from the exons ATGGAAAGGAACCCCGCTGATGGTACCGGTCCGGTCCACGTGCCACTGGGGCATATTGTGGCTAATGAGAAATGGCGCGGGTCCCAACTGGCTCAGGAGATGCAAG GGAAAGTTAGACTCATTTTTGAGGAGGGCCTGGCGTCAGCAGATTTTTACCTGTCTAGCAAATCTTGCATTCTCTATATCACTGAAGCAGATTTGGTGGCCGGACATGGCTACAGAAAGAGACTTGCTCGATTTAGAAAT TCCTCACATCTTCAAGGGATTATAATAGTTGAAAAAACCCAGATGAGTGACCAGTACTTCCCGGCAGTCCAGAAGTTCACTGTGCTAGACCTTGGAATGGTGCTTCTTCCAGTGGCCAGCCAGTCGGAAGCATCCTGCCTCATTATCCAGTTG GTTCAAGAGCAGACCAGAGAGCCCAGCAAGAACCCTTTCCTCAGGAAAAAGCGCTCCATGCTCTCTGAGCTCTCCCTTGTTCAAACTGTGCAGCAGATCCCAGGGGTTGGGAAGGTTAAGGCCCCCCTTCTGCTCCAGAAGTTTCCGAGCATCCAGCAACTGAGCAATGCTTCCGTCCAAGAACTGGAGGAGGTTGTGGGGCGCTCGGCAGCACAGCAGATCCACACCTTCTTCACCCAGCCTAAGCCACAGCAGCCCCGCAGCTGA